The following are from one region of the Paenibacillus sabinae T27 genome:
- a CDS encoding formate/nitrite transporter family protein: protein MENEALLKVEQLALKKQKVYRNSIFRYIARAMLASMFIGFGVIVAFKTGNFFYMEHSPLTYPMAAITFGAAIILISYGGGDLFTGDTFYYTYTALRKKMQWTDVARMWVWSYIGNILGATAFALLIYLTGLFYDANVNGFLLSVVEHKMSAPAVQLFWRAILCNWLVCLAFFVPMSMKADGAKLFCMVLFVFCFFISGYEHSIANMCTFAIALVLNHPGTISWAGVVHNLIPVTLGNLIGGGVLMGVMYYYVNKPFLDQEDH from the coding sequence ATGGAAAACGAAGCACTGTTGAAAGTCGAGCAATTGGCGCTGAAGAAGCAGAAGGTGTACCGCAACAGTATTTTCCGCTACATTGCCCGCGCCATGCTGGCCAGTATGTTTATCGGCTTCGGCGTCATTGTGGCCTTCAAGACCGGCAACTTTTTTTACATGGAGCATTCTCCGCTTACTTATCCGATGGCCGCCATTACTTTCGGAGCTGCCATCATCCTCATTTCCTACGGCGGCGGCGACCTGTTCACCGGGGACACATTCTATTACACCTATACGGCCTTGCGCAAAAAAATGCAGTGGACGGATGTCGCGCGAATGTGGGTATGGAGCTATATCGGCAATATTTTGGGAGCAACGGCGTTCGCCCTGCTCATTTATTTGACCGGATTATTCTATGATGCGAATGTGAACGGCTTTTTGCTGAGTGTCGTTGAGCATAAAATGAGCGCCCCGGCCGTGCAGCTGTTCTGGCGGGCGATTCTTTGTAACTGGCTCGTATGTCTGGCTTTTTTCGTGCCGATGTCGATGAAGGCCGACGGCGCGAAGCTCTTCTGCATGGTGCTGTTCGTATTCTGCTTCTTCATTTCGGGCTACGAGCACAGTATTGCCAATATGTGCACCTTCGCCATCGCGCTTGTGCTGAACCACCCCGGAACGATCTCATGGGCCGGCGTTGTCCATAACCTCATTCCGGTCACCCTCGGTAATTTGATCGGCGGCGGAGTCTTGATGGGCGTCATGTACTATTATGTGAACAAGCCTTTTCTGGACCAGGAAGACCATTGA
- a CDS encoding rhodanese-like domain-containing protein has translation MKIQPKSQVLSVQPASPAEAAAYFNTRGTFETDVADVAHDLRERLLGFTLVDVRDARSYEEAHLPGAVSLPSGYTGRSGAPALPQDRPLVVYCWGPACNGATKAAARLAAQGYQVKEMLGGIEYWRREGGPLEGTLREEAPLFWQMPPISNI, from the coding sequence ATGAAAATCCAGCCAAAATCGCAGGTGCTGTCCGTGCAGCCCGCTTCTCCGGCTGAGGCCGCTGCTTATTTCAACACAAGAGGAACATTCGAGACCGATGTAGCCGACGTCGCCCACGATCTGCGTGAAAGATTGCTGGGCTTTACTCTGGTCGATGTCCGGGATGCCCGTTCCTATGAGGAGGCGCATCTGCCCGGCGCCGTCTCTCTGCCCTCGGGCTATACTGGCCGCAGCGGCGCTCCGGCGCTGCCGCAGGACCGCCCGCTCGTTGTGTACTGCTGGGGACCCGCCTGCAACGGAGCGACCAAAGCCGCCGCCCGGCTGGCCGCCCAGGGCTACCAGGTCAAAGAAATGCTCGGCGGCATCGAATACTGGCGGCGGGAAGGCGGTCCGCTGGAAGGAACGCTTCGGGAGGAAGCGCCGCTCTTCTGGCAAATGCCGCCGATATCAAACATATAA